GGTGGCGTTGCAGGTGGATGCCGGCAGCGGCAGCGACGGGGTGATCCACCTGGCCTCCGCCGTGACCGAAGCAGAGGTGCGGGAACTGCTGGCCGGCCAGGTGGCCACGGTCCGCCGGGTGCAGTGGGACGAGGCCGCCGGCCGGGTGACGGCAACGGCCGAAGAACGGCTGGGTGCGGTGGTGCTGGCCGGCCGCCCGGTGAAGGCGGACGACACGGAGGCGCTGCCGCTGCTCCTGGAACAGGTGCGCCGCATGGGGGTACCGGCCCTCCCCTGGAGCGCAGCGGCCCGCCAGCTGCAGGGACGGGTCTGCCTGGCCCACCGGCTGCTGCCGGAGGAAGGGTGGCCCGACCTGTCCGATGCCCGGTTGACGGAACAGCTGGAAGCGTGGCTGGGTCCGCACCTGGCAGGTCTGCGCTCCCGTCAGGATCTTGAGCGGCTGGAGATGCTTCATCTTTTAAAAGAAACAATCGGCTGGAACCTGTTGAAAAAACTGAATGACATCACCCCGACACAGGTAACAGTACCCAGTGGCCGCAGCGCTGCCCTGGATTACACCGCCGAGGAAGGACCGGTGCTGGCGGTGAAGCTGCAGGAGTTGTTCGGCCTGGCCGCCACCCCCACGGTCTGCCGGGGGCGCTGCAGCGTGCTGGTGCACCTGCTCTCCCCGGCCGGTCGGCCGGTGGCGGTGACCCGGGACCTGGCAGGGTTCTGGGAACGGGGCTATCTTGACGTGCGCAAGGAGCTGCGGGGCCGCTATCCCAAGCACCCCTGGCCCGACGATCCCGGGAACGCCCCGGCCACCCACCGCACCAAGCGGGCGGTCGAGCAGGCGAACCGGAACGGGAGGTAAGCCGATGTTGCTGGAAATGCACTGTCATACTGCGGAAAAATCGGCCTGCAGCTCGGTCAATGCCGTTGAACTGATCCGGCGGGTGCAGGCCCGCGGTCTGCAGGGGATTGTGCTGACCGATCACCACGCTCTCTGGAGCCATGACGAGGTGCGGGAGTTGCGCAGCCGGGCCGGGGTACCGGAGTATTTCCTGATCCTAGCCGCCCAGGAAGTGACTACGGCCGACCACGGCGACGTGTTGGTGTACGGTGCCACGCTGCCGATTGTCCGGGGTACCCGGCTGCAGGATATTCGCGAAGCCTGGCCAAAGGCCGCCCTGGTGTTGGCCCATGCCTACCGCAAGGGACGGCGGCCCACGGACGACCTGCTGAGCGATCCGCTGCTGGACGGGATCGAAATCTTCAGCTCCAACCATGGCGTGGCGGAAAACAGTCGCGGCCTGGCCGACTGGCACCGCCTGCGTTTCACCGCCATTGCCGGCACCGACACCCACGGCAGCCAGTACGCCGGCGCCTACCCCACCATCTTCGACCATCCGCTGACGGATATCGACGAACTGGCCGCGGAACTGCGCGCCGGGCGCTGCCGTCCTTTTTTCAAGGAAATTCCCCGTTCCGGCGCTAATGCCGTGGTTACGGAGGTGACCTTCGGCACCAAGGAGGGAGACGAGAACCGGGAGCGGATCATCATCCGCACCCTGCGGGACGAGCGGAAATGGCGCAGCACCGAACGGGCGGAAACCGTGATGGCGGCCGTGGCCGCCGCCGGTTTCGGCGCGGGGCGCTACCGGGTGCCCCGCCCCATCGAAATCGACCGGGAACGGATGACGAGCATTGAGCAGGGGATCAGGGGAAAGTCGCTCTTCGACAAGATCTGCGCCGCCGACCGGAACGACGGCCGACGCTATCTGGAGCTGGCGGGACGCTGGCTGGGCAGATTGCATCGGGCAGCCCTGGCCGTTACGCCGCCGCAGCAGTTCGCGGAGCGGGAACCGGCACGGCTGGCCCACTACCTCTCCCGTTTCGAAGCGATTAACCATCGCCACAGCGAGCGAGCCCGCCAGATAGCCAGGGCAGTGGCTGCGGCTGAACGGGAACTGGTCGGCAGCGACGGTTTCGTGCAGGGACATGGCGACTATCATCCTAAGAACGTAATGATCGGCCAGGACCGCCAGGAGGATCGCAGCACCCTCTTTGTTGCAGCCATCGATTTCAGCAGTTCGCTGATGCTCCCCCCCGCCTTTGACGTGGGTACCTTTCTCGCCCAGTACCGTAACCAGTTCTTCGGCGTTCCCGGAATTCTGCACGACCTGCCGGAGACGATCTTTCTGGAAGCCTACCTGGACGAAGGACCACCGGTGGGTGATGAGTTTCTCTGGCAGGTGGAACTGTTCCGCGCCCGAACCAACCTCTCCATCGCTTCCTATCTGATCCGGGTCGGCATGGGGGAAAGCGAGGACCTCTGGCGGGTGCTGGTTGATGCGGAGCAGTCCTTGAACCAGGTCTGGACGTCGCCATGATCGATCCCCGCCGCATCCACCTCCTGAACAACTGCCCGGAACAGACCGGCCCGGTGCTCTACTGGATGAGCCGGGAGCAGCGGGTTGCCGACAACTGGGGGCTCTGCCACGCCCAGCAACTGGCCCTGAAACGGCGGCAAGCGCTGGTGGTGGTTTTCACCCTGGCGGACAGCTTTCTGGGGGCCACCCTGCGCCAGTACGGCTTCATGCTGCGGGGGCTGGAGCAGGTGCGGCAGCAGCTGGCAAAACTGAATATCCCCTTTGTGCTGCTGCGGGGGGAGCCCCGGACAGAGCTGCTGCGCTTTATCGGGGCCAGCGGGGCCGGGTGCGTGGTCTGCGACTTCGACCCGTTGCGGATCAAGCGCACCTGGCGCGAGGGGGCTGCGGCCGCGGCAACGGTGCCGTTCATCGAGGTGGACGGCCACAACATCGTCCCCTGCCGTGTGGCCTCCCCCAAGCGGGAGTACGGCGCCTACACCCTGCGGCCCAAGCTGCACCGGCTGCTGCCGGAGTTTTTGACGCCCCTGCCCCGGCTTGAACGTCACCCTTTTCCCTGGAGCCCCCCCCTGCGGCAGGAGCCCTTTGACCTAGACCGGCTGCTGTCCGAGTTGCCCTGCGACCGTTCGGTTCCCGAGGTAAGCGGCTTCATGCCCGGCGAAGAGGCTGCCGCCGAAGCCCTGGCCGATTTCATCACCACCCGTCTGCCCGGCTATGCCCTACGCCGTAACGACCCCTGCGCCAACGGCCAGTCCGGCCTTTCCCCCTGGCTGCATTTCGGCCAGCTCTCTCCCCAGCGGGTGGCCCTGGCCGCGACTGCCGGCAACAGCGATCCCGACCGGGAAGCGTTCCTGGAAGAGCTGATCGTGCGGCGGGAGCTGGCGGACAACTTCTGCTGGCACTGCCCCGGCTACGACCGTCTGGATGCGGCGCCGGACTGGGCCCGCGCCACCCTGGAGCAGCACCGACACGATCCCCGTCCCTGGTGCTACGGGCAGGATGAGCTGGAGCACGCCGCCAGCCACGACCCGCTCTGGAACGCGGCGCAACGGGAGCTGACGACCACCGGCAAGATGCACGGGTACCTGCGGATGTACTGGGCCAAGAAAATCCTGGAGTGGTCCGCCTCGCCGGAAGAAGCCCTGGCCCACGCCATCTTCCTGAACGACCGTTACGCCCTGGACGGCCGCGATCCCAACGGCTACGCCGGCATCGCCTGGTCCGTCTGCGGCGTCCACGACCGGGCCTGGGGCCGCCGCCCCATCTTCGGCACCATCCGCTACATGAGCTTTGAGGGCTGCAGACGCAAGTTCGACGTGGCCCGCTACAGCGCAACCGTGTACTAGCCTCTTCCCTTTCCGCTACAACCGGTGCATAATATCCAACTTATGTTTCTTGACTGGAACCATATCGATACCGTGCTGCTGGACATGGACGGCACCATCCTGGACCGGCATTTCGACGACCATTTCTGGCTGGAACACCTGCCGAAGCAATGGGCTGCCCGCCACAGGGTGCCGCTCCCCCAGGCCAAGGAACAGCTCTACGCCCTGTTCCGCTCCCAGGAGCGGACCCTGAACTGGACCGACCTGGATTACTGGTCGGAGCGCCTGGGAATGGACGTCCCCCAACTGAAACTGGAGATCGAGCACCTGATCGCCGTGCATCCCGGCGTGGTGGAGTTCCTGCTCTTCTGCCGCCGGCACGGCAAACAGCTCTGGCTGGTGACCAACGCCCATTCCAAGACCCTGGATATCAAGCTGAAGAAGACGCGGGTCGGCCCCTACTTCGACGGCGTGGTGTCGGCCCACCAGGTGGGGGTGCCCAAGGAAGACCCCGGTTTCTGGGATCGGCTGCAACGCTTCGTCAGCTACGCTCCCGAGCGCACCCTGCTGGGGGAGGATACTGAGGACAATCTTGAAACGGCCCGGCTTTACGGCATCGGCTACCTGCTGCATGTCTGCCGCTACAGCTCCACCGTCTGTCCGGTGCCCTCCTCCCGTTTCGTGTCCATCGACTACTTTACCCGCCTGCTGCCGGCCGAAGGGTGTACGGCCGTGTCCATCGGGCAGATGCAAGGAGAACTCGCAGATGTCAGTTGAACTGTACGATGTCGTCATCATCGGCGGCGGACCGGCCGGCTTGGCCACCGCCTACCTCTGCCACAAGCACGGTCTTTCCTACCTGGTGCTGGAGTCGGGCAAGGCGGTGTTCCAGGGGATCGCCAACACCTATCCCCAGGGAAAGCTGGTCTACCCCTCCAAGCCCAAGGATGCGCCGGAGCCGTTTCTGATCGAGGAGTTGCGGCCCCCTGACAAGCCGGTGACCGTGGAGAGCTACCTGCAGTACATCCAGCACTTTGTCCAGCACGAGAACCTCAATATCCGCACCGAGGTGGCGTTTGAGGATATCCGGGACGAGCGGGACGGCCTGGTGGTGGTGACCGACAAGGGGCTGTTCAAGGGGCGCAAGGTGGTGCTGGCCTTTGGCAGCAGCATTCCCCGGGAACTGTCGGTCTACGGCGACGCCAAAATGGTGGCCAAGAACGTGGAGGACCCCAGCAAGTTCGTCGGCCTGAAGACCCTGGTCATCGGCGGCGGAAACACGGCGGCCGACGTGGTGATCGCCATCCTCAAAGCCAAGCGGGAGATGCACGACACCCAGCCGGTCTACTGGGCTCACAAGTCGGAGAAGTTCGACGTCAACAAGGAGACGGCCCAGCGCCTGGGCGAGGAGATCCTGCTGGGGGGGAACATCCGCCTGCTCCCCGGCGCCACCCCCCGCATCGGCGAAGTGGACAACGAAGGGGTTGACCGGCTGGTGATCCGGATCAACGAGTTCAAGCAGGCCGACAACATCGACCTCTACCACGCCCTGAGCTTCCCGATGCAGAACGTCATCGCCTGCATCGGCTCCCAGGGACCGGTGCCGATCTTCGACAAGCTGGGGATCCAGACCATCTCCTGCACCGCCGGGGTCTGCAAGGTGGCCAAGGAAGGGGACCGGCTGGTGCTTTTGACCGCCGACTTCGAGACCACCCGCAAGGGAGTCTACGTCATGGGGGGTGCCATCTCTCCCTCCTACATGAAGATCTGCGAAGGGGCGATCCAGGAGGAGAAGCATCCCAACCTGATCTACACCGCCATCAACGATGCCTACCACGTGGTGCAGGGTATCCGGCAGAAATTGGGGAAAGCATAATGATACGCAGCATGACCGGCTACGGCAAAGGCGAGACGGTATCGGCCCGGGGGCGCTGCCTGGTGGAGGTGCGCACGGTGAACCACCGCTACGGCGAGGTGACCGTGAAGCTGCCCCGCTCTTTCCTGGCCTGCGAGCACGAACTGCGCAAGCTGGCCGCGGCCCGGATCAAGCGGGGCAAGGCCGACCTGTTCGTGCAGTGGGAACCGGCTGCCGATGCGGCTGCGGCCCCGCCGGTGAACCTGGAGGCGGCCCGTGGCTACCACGAGGCGTTCAGGCACCTGGCCCACGAACTGCGCCTCTCCCCGGAGATTCCGCTCTCCCTGATCGTGGCCCAGCGCAACGTGCTGCAGGAGTCCGTGACCGAAGACAGCCCGGACCTGCTGCCCCAGGTGCTGGAAGCGGCAACGGCGGCCCTGGACTCCCTGGATGCCATGCGGCTTCAGGAAGGGACAGCCCTGGTCGTTGACCTGCGGCAGCGCCGCCAGACCCTGGAAGAGTTGGTGGGACGGATCAGGGACCGGGTTCCGGCCATGCTCGACGAGTTCCGGGCCAAGCTGGAGCAGCGGCTGGCCAAGTTGCTGGGGGACACCCAGCTTGACCCGCAGCGCCTGGCCCAGGAGGTGGCGATCCTGGCGGACAAGAGCGACGTCACCGAGGAACTGGTACGCCTGGCCAGCCATTTCGTGCAGTTCGACGAGACCCTTACCCTGCGGGAGCCGGTGGGACGCAAGCTGGACTTCCTGATGCAGGAGCTGAACCGGGAGGTGAACACCATCGGTTCCAAGTCCGGCGACGTGGAGATCACCTCCCTGGTGGTGGCGCTGAAGGCGGAGATGGAGAAGATGCGGGAGCAGGTCCAGAATATTGAGTAGTTTATCGGTAACTGTTTTAAGAATGAAAGGTATATATGCAGCCAGAAGGACTTCTCATCGTCATCTCCGCCCCGTCAGGTGCGGGCAAGACCACCCTCTGCCGCGAGTTGACCCGTCGTTTTCCGGCCCTGAAGGAGTCGATCAGCTACACCACCCGCCAGCCCCGGTCCGGCGAGACGGACGGTGTGGACTACCATTTCGTCACCGTGGAGCGGTTCAGGGAAATGATCGAGGCCGATGCCTTTGCCGAATGGGCCCAGGTGCACGACAACTACTACGGTACTGCCATCGCCACCCTGGAGGAGGCCCGGAAGGGGGGAATCGACATCCTGCTGGATATCGACTGCCAGGGGGCCAAGATCCTGAAGAACCGCGGTGTGACCGGAGTCTTTGTCTTCGTGCTCCCCCCCAGCATGGCTGAGCTGCGCCGCCGCCTGGAATCTCGCTCCTCCGACGACCGCGCGGTGATCGAGCGCCGCATCGCCGCGGCGGCGTCTGAAATCAGGGAATCCCGCTGGTACGACTATATTATTGTCAACGACCGGCTTGAGGATGCCCAGGAGTCGCTGGCCGCCGTGGTAACCGCCGCCCGCTGCGCCACCGGCCGGATGCTGGGTCAGGTGTCGAAAATGTTTGATATTTGAGCCCGCATCGGTATAATTCACATTCCCGATCATTTTTAACAACTTCCGAAGGAGAATCGATATGGCACGTGTAACCGTGGAAGATTGCCTGCAGCAGATCAACAATCGCTTCATGCTGGTGATGATGACCTCAAAGCGGGTCAAGCAGCTTTACAAGGGGGCTCCTCCCCTGATCGACCGGAAGAATAACCGCTATGTCGTCACCGCCCTGCGGGAGATCGCCGCCGGAAAGCTGTCCGCCGAATTCACCTCGCGACGTTCCGCCTGATATGCACCCCCGGAGGCCTGCCGCCCATGCGACACGGCCTCCTTTTTTGTCCTCTCGCCATCTACCGTTCAACGAGTAACCCTGAAGGCAGCTCCATTTCGGCATGATACGTCTCAACGACATTCTTGACATGGTTGCCAGCTACAACCCCTCGGCGGATCTGAACCTGATCCGCAAGGCCTACGTGTACTGCGCCAAGGTGCACCAGGGGCAGACCCGCCTGTCCGGTGAGCCGTACATCATTCATCCCCTGGAAGTGGCCGGCCTGCTGGCCGGCATGCGGCTGGACGTGCCCAGTATCGTTACCGGATTTCTCCACGACACCATTGAGGACACCCTGACCACCTCGCAGGAGCTGGCCGAGATGTTCGGCCAGGAGGTTGCCGACCTGGTGGACGGGGTCACCAAGATCAGCAAGATCCACTTCAAGACCAAGGAGGAGAATCAGGCGGAGAACTTCCGCAAGATGCTCCTGGCCATGGCCAACGACATCAGGGTGATCCTGGTGAAGCTGGCGGACCGGCTGCACAACATGCGCACCATGCAGTTCCAGCCGGACACCAAGCAGCGCTCCATCAGCCGCGAGACCATGGATATCTACGCCCCCATCGCCCACCGCCTGGGGATCTCCTGGATCAAGACCGAGCTGGAGGACCTCTCCTTCCGCTACCTGCACCCCGAGATCTACGACGACCTGATCACCAAGATCCAGCAGAAGCGGCAGGAGCGCAAAGGGTACGTGGAGGAGGTCCGTTCCGAGATCCAGCAGAAGCTGGCCGAACACGGCATCACCGGTGAGGTATCCGGCCGCACCAAGCACCTCTACTCCATCTGGCGCAAGATGGAGAAACGCAACGTGGATATTGACGAAATTTACGACCTGACCGCGTTCCGGGTGCTGGTGGAGGATTTGCGGGACTGTTACGGCGTGCTGGGGGTGATCCATTCTTCCTGGAAACCGGTGCCGGGGCGGTTCAAAGACTATATCGCCATGCCCAAGGGGAACATGTACCAGTCGCTGCATACCACGGTGATCGGTCCCCACGGCGACCGGATCGAGGTACAGATCCGCACCCACGAGATGCACCGGGTGGCGGAGGCCGGCATCGCGGCCCACTGGAAGTACAAGGAAGGCAAGGGGTACGACGAGAAGGAGGTCAAGCGCTTTGCCTGGCTGCGGCAACTGCTGGAGTGGCAGCAGGAGCTGCAGGACTCCCGCGAATTCATGGATTCGGTGAAGGTAGAGCTGTTCCCCGAAGAGGTCTACGTCTTCACCCCCAAGGGGGATGTGAAGGGATTTCCCAAGGGCTCCACCCCCATTGACTTCGCCTACAGCGTCCATACCGACGTGGGTCACCGCTGTGTCGGCGCCAAGGTCAACGGCAAGCTGGTGCCGCTCAAGCATGTGCTGAACACCGGCGACATCGTGGAGGTGATCACCTCCCCCCACCACACCCCCAGCAAGGACTGGCTGAAGATCGTCCACTCCTCCCGGGCCCGCAACAAGATCAGGGCCTGGATCAAGACCGAGGAGCGCAAACGCAGCATGGTGCTGGGACGGGAGATCTGCGAGAAGGAGTTCCGCAAGTATTCCCTGAACCTGCAGAAACTGCTGAAAAGCGGCGAACTCAAACAGGTGGGCCAGGAGTTCGGCTTTAACAGCGAGGACGACCTGCTGGCTGCCGTGGGGTACGGCAAGCTTTCCGTAGGCCAGGTAGTGGGCAGGCTGGTGCCGGAAGAGCGGCTGAAGGCGCGCCAGGAGCAGAAGGAATCGCGCATCAGCAGCGTCATCAACAAGCTCAAAGGGCGTTCTTCCAGCGCCGTTGAGGTGGGCGGCCTGGACGATGTCATGATCCGCTACGCCAAATGCTGCAATCCCCTGCCGGGTGACGAGATCATCGGTTTCATCACCAGGGGCCAGGGGGTGACAATCCACACTGCCGACTGTCCTTTTGTGGCGGAAAATGACCCGGAACGGCGCATTGACGTCACCTGGGCCAAGGGCAAGAGTGCCGCGCTTCCCGTGAAGCTGCGGGTACTTTGCCACGATGTCAAAGGAATTCTGGCCACCATGACCCAGGCCATCACCAACGCCGAAGCCAATATCGCCAGCGCCCAGATCAAGAGCACCGTGGACAAGCGGGGCGAAAACATCTTCGAGGTGAACGTCACCGACCTGAATCACTTACATCGCGTCACCAATGCCCTGATGAAGATTAAGGGCGTCATCAAGGTGGAGCGGTTGAAACATTGATGCCGGATCGTGATCCCCGGCACCGGACGCGTCAATCAACAACAGGGAGAATCTCAATGGAAATTGTGGCAACAGACAAGGCGCCGGCGGCTATAGGTCCCTATTCCCAGGCAGTGAAAAGCGGCTCCCTGCTCTTCTGCTCGGGTCAGATTCCGCTGGTGCCGGAAACCGGCGAAATGGTCACGGGTGACATCAGGCAGGAAACAGAACAGGTGATGAACAACCTGTCGGCAGTGTTGGCTGCCGGCGGTACCGGTTTTGACCGGGTGGTCAGGACCACCATCTACCTGGTGGACATGGCTGATTTTCCAGTAGTGAACGAGGTATACGGCAGCTTCTTCAGTGCGGCGAAACCGGCACGGGCCACCGTAGCGGTGGCGGCACTGCCCAGAGGAGCACGGGTGGAGATCGACGCCGTCGCCGAACTCTAGGGGAGCGTAAGGAACAAAAGGAGCCGTGCGGTTCGGACAACCGCACGGCTCCTTTTGAAAGGGTGCAGAAAAACGACCTACAGCGCTTTGGTGACGGCGCCGGACCGGATGCAGCGGGTACAGACCTTGACCGTGCGCACCGTGCCGTTGTTGACGGCCTTCACCTTCTGCAGGTTGGGATACCAGGTGGTACGCGACTTGTTGTTGGCGTGACTGACGTTGTTACCGGTGCTGGGGCCTTTGCCGCAAACTTCACATTTTCTTGACATGGGTTCATACCTCCCGTACTAACTGAACAAACTCTGATACCAGAATCACGCAACTGACGCAAGGGAAAAATAGCAGACCATGACGATATTCAAAGCATTTCTCTCGTTGCTGATCATTGCCCTGCTGGTGGTGATGGCCCTGTTCGTCGACTTCACCTACAAGACCTTCTCCGCCGCCCCCCGCCTGGTCCAGTCCGACGCCATCGTGGTGCTGGCCGGCGGGCGGGGACGGATCGAGGAGGGAGTACGGCTCTTCCGGGAGGGTAAAGGAAATGAACTGTTTCTGGTGGGGGTGGACCCACTGGTCCGTAAAAGCGACCTCTACCGTCCTGCTGCGGGCGATCCGCCCTACGAACGGGTTATTCTGGAGAAAACCTCCCGCAACACGCTGGAAAACGCCATTTTTGCCCGCGACATTCTGGTGCAGCACAATGTCCGCTCCATCCTGCTGATCACCTCCCGCTATCATCTCAAGCGGGCAGCTATCCTGTTTCGACATGCCCTGCCCCGCGATGTGGCCATCTACCCCTACCCCGTTGACAGTATCAACGTCAAGGAACGCTGGTGGCAACACGAGGGGAGCTTCAAACTGCTTTTCTCCGAATTCTACAAATACTGCCTGTTCCGTATTTTCTTCCTGCTGGCGCCGGGTGAGCTGCGACCGGTCAAGCTCTAGCCTTTTACGATAAAACCTGCTAAGTACAACGGTTATTGTTGCACCACGCCCCCCGAAAGGACAAAACCAATGCGTTACCTCAGCACCCGCGGCGGCATCACCCCGATCCCTTTCAAGGACGCCGTGATGATGGGCCTTGCCGACGACGGCGGCCTGCTGCTTCCCGAAACCATCCCCACGTTCACGCCGGAAGAGCTCGAGTCCTGGCGCGGTTCATCCTATCAAGACGTGGCCTTTGCCATCATTTCCCGCTTCGTGGACGACATCCCGGCCCATGACCTGCGACAACTGATCGAGCGATCCTATGCCACCTTCAGCCACCCCGGGGTCACCCCGGTGGTGAAAAAGGACGGCGTCCACATTCTGGAGCTGTTCCACGGCGTTACCCTGGCCTTCAAGGATGTGGCCCTGCAGTTCCTGGGCAACCTGTTCGAGTACATCCTGGCGGAACGCAACGAAACCATGACTATCCTGGGGGCCACCTCCGGCGACACCGGCAGCGCCGCCATCCACGGCGTGCGCGGCAAAAAGGGGATCACCATCTTCATCCTGCATCCCGAGGGCAAGACCTCACCGGTGCAGGCGCTGCAGATGACCAGCGTCCTGGACGCCAACGTGCACAACATCGCCGTCAGCGGCACCTTTGACGACTGTCAGGATATGGTCAAATCCCTGATGGGCGACCTGGAGTTCAAGAAAAACTATTCGCTGGGAGCGGTCAACTCCATCAACTGGGCACGGGTGCTGGCCCAGGTGGTCTACTACGTCTACGCTTGGCTCAAGGTGGCCGCACCGGGCCAGAAGGTGATCTTCTCCGTTCCAACCGGCAACTTCGGCGATATTTTTGCCGGTTACGTGGCCTGGCAGATGGGCCTGCCGGTGGAAAAACTGCTGCTTGCCACCAACGAGAACAACATTCTTACCCGCTGCATCACCAGCGGCGACTACTCGGTTGGCTCCGTGGTGCAGACCCTCTCCCCTTCCATGGATATCCAGGTGGCCTCCAACTTTGAGCGTTATCTCTTCTACCTCTTTGACCGTAACCCGGCACGGGTAAAGGAGGCATTTGCCCAGCTCAAGGCCGAAGGCCGGATCACCTTCAACAGCGGAGAAACCGCCCGGATGCAGCAGAAGTTCTGTTCCGCTTCCGTGGACCGGGAGCAGACCCTGCAAACCATCGGCAACTTCCTTGCCGAAACCGGCTACCTGCTGGACCCGCACACCGCAGTCGGCGTGCGGGCCGCCCGTGAGCTGGCTGCCGGGGACACCCCGCTCATCTGCCTCTCCACCGCGCATCCGGCCAAATTCGACGAGGCGGTCATCGCTGCCACCGGCAAACCGGTACCGGTACCGGAATCGATCGCCAAGCTGCAGGGACTGCCCACTCGCTGTGACCGCCTGCCGGCTGACCAGCAGGCCCTGCGGGAGTACATCGTACGCACCATGACGGCCTCCTAACGCCGGTATTGACGGCTACGGCACCATCTGCTATAAAGTCATCTCCACATGAGCGGGAATAACTCAGTGGTAGAGTGTCAGCTTCCCAAGCTGAAGGCCGCGGGTTCGAATCCCGTTTCCCGCTCCACTAATAAGATAATGGGATTAAGTAGTTAGGCTTGACAATCCCTTGACTGTGCCCGGTACTGTACCCATACAGTGCCGGGTTTTTCTTTTTCCGGGGCTCGATAAAGTCACGTCCAAAGTAGTCCAGAATTGCCACAGCGTCCTCCTCAAGTCCTTCCACGTAGTTCCCGTAGACTTCATATACCATCTGTTTTGAAGCATGGCCCATGAGCTTAACCAACCGCAAGGGGTTAACTCCTATGGTCAAGGCCCAGGCCGCGAAGGTGTGCCGAGCCGTATAGGAGGTCATGGGAGCAATACCAGCCTTGTCCACTGCTTTTTTCCAGACCTTGGCAAAGTCGGTGCTGTGCAGTCTGCTTCCCCTAGCGGATGTGACTAGATACGGAGTGGCAGCCCTGGCAACCAGGATATCCAATCGCTTTCTGATGGCGTCG
The window above is part of the Trichlorobacter ammonificans genome. Proteins encoded here:
- a CDS encoding RelA/SpoT family protein; translation: MIRLNDILDMVASYNPSADLNLIRKAYVYCAKVHQGQTRLSGEPYIIHPLEVAGLLAGMRLDVPSIVTGFLHDTIEDTLTTSQELAEMFGQEVADLVDGVTKISKIHFKTKEENQAENFRKMLLAMANDIRVILVKLADRLHNMRTMQFQPDTKQRSISRETMDIYAPIAHRLGISWIKTELEDLSFRYLHPEIYDDLITKIQQKRQERKGYVEEVRSEIQQKLAEHGITGEVSGRTKHLYSIWRKMEKRNVDIDEIYDLTAFRVLVEDLRDCYGVLGVIHSSWKPVPGRFKDYIAMPKGNMYQSLHTTVIGPHGDRIEVQIRTHEMHRVAEAGIAAHWKYKEGKGYDEKEVKRFAWLRQLLEWQQELQDSREFMDSVKVELFPEEVYVFTPKGDVKGFPKGSTPIDFAYSVHTDVGHRCVGAKVNGKLVPLKHVLNTGDIVEVITSPHHTPSKDWLKIVHSSRARNKIRAWIKTEERKRSMVLGREICEKEFRKYSLNLQKLLKSGELKQVGQEFGFNSEDDLLAAVGYGKLSVGQVVGRLVPEERLKARQEQKESRISSVINKLKGRSSSAVEVGGLDDVMIRYAKCCNPLPGDEIIGFITRGQGVTIHTADCPFVAENDPERRIDVTWAKGKSAALPVKLRVLCHDVKGILATMTQAITNAEANIASAQIKSTVDKRGENIFEVNVTDLNHLHRVTNALMKIKGVIKVERLKH
- a CDS encoding RidA family protein, with the translated sequence MEIVATDKAPAAIGPYSQAVKSGSLLFCSGQIPLVPETGEMVTGDIRQETEQVMNNLSAVLAAGGTGFDRVVRTTIYLVDMADFPVVNEVYGSFFSAAKPARATVAVAALPRGARVEIDAVAEL
- the rpmB gene encoding 50S ribosomal protein L28 yields the protein MSRKCEVCGKGPSTGNNVSHANNKSRTTWYPNLQKVKAVNNGTVRTVKVCTRCIRSGAVTKAL
- a CDS encoding YdcF family protein, producing the protein MTIFKAFLSLLIIALLVVMALFVDFTYKTFSAAPRLVQSDAIVVLAGGRGRIEEGVRLFREGKGNELFLVGVDPLVRKSDLYRPAAGDPPYERVILEKTSRNTLENAIFARDILVQHNVRSILLITSRYHLKRAAILFRHALPRDVAIYPYPVDSINVKERWWQHEGSFKLLFSEFYKYCLFRIFFLLAPGELRPVKL
- the thrC gene encoding threonine synthase, which produces MRYLSTRGGITPIPFKDAVMMGLADDGGLLLPETIPTFTPEELESWRGSSYQDVAFAIISRFVDDIPAHDLRQLIERSYATFSHPGVTPVVKKDGVHILELFHGVTLAFKDVALQFLGNLFEYILAERNETMTILGATSGDTGSAAIHGVRGKKGITIFILHPEGKTSPVQALQMTSVLDANVHNIAVSGTFDDCQDMVKSLMGDLEFKKNYSLGAVNSINWARVLAQVVYYVYAWLKVAAPGQKVIFSVPTGNFGDIFAGYVAWQMGLPVEKLLLATNENNILTRCITSGDYSVGSVVQTLSPSMDIQVASNFERYLFYLFDRNPARVKEAFAQLKAEGRITFNSGETARMQQKFCSASVDREQTLQTIGNFLAETGYLLDPHTAVGVRAARELAAGDTPLICLSTAHPAKFDEAVIAATGKPVPVPESIAKLQGLPTRCDRLPADQQALREYIVRTMTAS